From a single candidate division WOR-3 bacterium genomic region:
- a CDS encoding LptF/LptG family permease gives MLLSFDIYILRQHAVPFFLSFFVYTFVLIMNRLFELVDLIFGKGLDPGTVGLIFLYSLPFIIAITAPMAFLTSVLAVFGRMSEDFEVIAAKALGINPLRLLVPLVFFATVFILIMVYFNNHILPETNHRVKLLLLEVGEKRPVAELAPRSFISNFPGYLIYARAINKSSNPAKLEDVLLLSKSEVSQENSEFIISKEASISIDREWNMITFKMNEGQRHILGQNGSYWTMAFDTQTINILLPPEARPDTSYRGDREMSAQQMIQRVNSWQRELDSLEKTVMSPPSTEFPENEALITSLDVQIKSLKSEINRYSVEIHKKYSLPFAALTFIFLGVPLGILSRKGGMGAAFGIAILITTIYYIFIVGGETLSDRGFLNPAISMWSANVFFLTVGLWLYHGFFFDSIHFWKR, from the coding sequence ATGCTACTTTCTTTTGACATATACATATTGAGACAACACGCCGTCCCTTTTTTTCTTTCTTTTTTTGTCTACACTTTTGTCCTGATAATGAACAGGCTTTTCGAACTCGTTGACCTTATTTTCGGCAAGGGTCTGGACCCCGGGACAGTCGGCCTTATTTTTCTTTACAGCCTTCCATTTATAATAGCCATAACCGCGCCTATGGCTTTTTTGACTTCGGTCCTCGCCGTTTTCGGAAGGATGTCGGAGGATTTCGAGGTAATAGCCGCTAAAGCCCTCGGGATAAACCCATTGAGGCTGCTTGTGCCCCTCGTGTTCTTCGCGACCGTATTTATTTTGATAATGGTCTATTTCAACAACCACATACTTCCAGAGACAAACCACAGAGTAAAACTGCTTCTTCTTGAAGTTGGTGAGAAAAGACCCGTGGCTGAACTCGCACCGAGGAGTTTTATTTCCAACTTCCCCGGTTATCTCATTTACGCCAGAGCCATAAACAAGTCATCAAATCCCGCGAAACTCGAAGACGTACTGCTCCTGAGTAAAAGCGAAGTTTCTCAGGAAAATTCCGAATTCATAATTTCTAAAGAAGCCAGCATTTCAATAGACAGAGAGTGGAACATGATCACTTTCAAAATGAACGAAGGTCAAAGGCACATATTAGGTCAGAACGGCTCATACTGGACTATGGCTTTTGACACCCAGACCATCAACATACTGCTACCTCCTGAGGCAAGACCAGACACTTCTTACAGAGGCGACAGGGAGATGTCGGCCCAGCAGATGATTCAAAGGGTCAATTCCTGGCAAAGAGAACTCGACTCTCTTGAAAAGACAGTGATGTCACCGCCATCCACAGAATTTCCTGAAAATGAAGCCTTGATAACTTCGTTGGACGTTCAAATAAAATCACTGAAAAGCGAAATAAACAGATATTCCGTAGAAATTCACAAAAAATATTCTCTCCCTTTCGCGGCTCTGACATTTATCTTTCTAGGAGTTCCTCTCGGAATCCTCTCCAGAAAAGGAGGCATGGGCGCGGCTTTTGGTATTGCAATCCTGATAACCACTATCTACTACATTTTCATAGTCGGAGGAGAGACTCTCTCGGACAGAGGTTTTTTAAACCCGGCAATATCCATGTGGTCGGCGAACGTATTCTTTCTAACGGTTGGTCTTTGGCTCTATCACGGCTTTTTTTTCGATTCAATACATTTTTGGAAAAGATGA
- a CDS encoding nucleotidyltransferase domain-containing protein: MVEILTRGFILDAENYKSSIKSGLSDILKGEDSVSAVWEGGSAATGFEDKYSDLDLAVICSEDFVEEVFSVVEDYITKNHAIEKKFRLSEPTWHGNSQCFYKLENSPKFYYIDLTVIKESSDEKFTASDRHGNAVIWFDKKGVIDISPTRGIEKKCSDYFRKLMKGPLWLLETEIRKNCERGNFVDAKTSYDGVVNRYLASLLNLRYRSNKYDFGLRYARRDYPGEIFKKIESFLFISRPENLPEKFKEVMEMIEELTLELGEKFGEKHTA, from the coding sequence TTGGTAGAAATTTTAACACGAGGTTTTATTTTGGACGCAGAAAATTATAAATCATCAATAAAAAGCGGTTTAAGTGATATTTTAAAAGGTGAAGACAGCGTTTCAGCCGTTTGGGAAGGCGGATCCGCTGCTACAGGGTTTGAAGACAAGTACTCTGATCTCGACCTCGCGGTTATTTGTTCTGAAGATTTTGTTGAAGAAGTGTTTTCGGTGGTTGAAGACTATATTACGAAAAATCACGCCATAGAGAAAAAATTCAGACTTTCTGAACCGACTTGGCATGGAAATTCGCAATGCTTTTATAAACTTGAAAATTCACCGAAGTTTTATTACATCGACTTGACGGTGATTAAAGAATCTTCCGATGAAAAATTCACGGCAAGCGACAGACATGGAAACGCCGTAATTTGGTTTGACAAAAAAGGAGTCATAGACATTTCACCGACAAGGGGTATTGAGAAAAAATGTTCTGATTATTTCAGAAAATTGATGAAAGGGCCACTTTGGCTTCTGGAGACGGAAATAAGAAAAAACTGCGAAAGGGGAAATTTCGTAGACGCCAAAACGAGTTATGACGGTGTCGTCAACAGGTACCTGGCGTCTCTTTTGAACCTTAGATACAGGTCGAATAAATACGACTTCGGTTTGCGGTACGCCCGAAGGGATTACCCGGGAGAAATTTTCAAAAAAATTGAAAGTTTTCTGTTTATTTCCAGGCCAGAAAATCTACCGGAAAAATTTAAAGAAGTCATGGAAATGATAGAAGAATTAACCCTTGAACTTGGGGAAAAATTCGGGGAAAAGCACACGGCTTAA
- a CDS encoding TGS domain-containing protein: MPTNLPPEYFEAEKKFRKSETLEDKITSLEELLGTIPKHKGTDKLRADLRKKLSKLKESAHTKKRISGHESLFSIKKEGAGQVVLTGPVNTGKSSLLCALTNANPEISSQPHTTWKPTPGMMTYQDISIQLIDTPPLTKEFVRPELFDLLKRADLLALTIDLEADPFSQIGVVLDLLREKRIEPVGEYFSENSHKSKFILLVNKHDGEEFAEDYEIFLKLSDCPFESVPVSAKTGWNLDFLKKRIFVNLEVVRVYSKKPGFQADMKTPFVLKKGSNIEDFAQNVHQDFKKNLKTAKVWGEGVYDGQMVHKDHVLSDGDIVELHV, translated from the coding sequence ATGCCTACTAACCTTCCCCCTGAGTATTTCGAAGCTGAAAAAAAGTTCAGGAAATCTGAAACCCTTGAAGACAAAATCACCTCACTAGAGGAACTTTTGGGGACGATACCAAAACACAAGGGAACCGACAAGCTTAGAGCGGACTTGAGAAAAAAGCTTTCAAAACTCAAAGAAAGCGCTCATACCAAAAAAAGAATTTCAGGGCATGAGTCTCTGTTCTCTATAAAAAAAGAAGGCGCCGGACAAGTTGTTTTGACAGGTCCAGTCAACACTGGAAAATCATCACTTCTTTGCGCGTTGACCAACGCCAATCCGGAAATCAGTTCACAACCGCATACGACTTGGAAACCCACACCGGGGATGATGACTTATCAAGACATTTCCATACAGCTGATAGATACACCCCCGTTGACTAAAGAATTCGTAAGACCTGAACTTTTCGATCTTCTGAAAAGAGCCGACCTTTTGGCTTTGACCATTGATCTGGAGGCTGATCCTTTCAGTCAGATAGGGGTGGTTCTCGATTTACTTAGAGAAAAAAGAATTGAACCGGTCGGTGAATATTTTTCTGAAAATTCACACAAGTCCAAATTTATCCTTCTTGTCAACAAACACGACGGAGAAGAATTCGCAGAAGACTACGAAATATTTCTAAAACTAAGCGATTGTCCATTTGAATCCGTGCCGGTTTCCGCCAAGACCGGTTGGAATCTGGATTTTTTAAAAAAAAGAATTTTCGTGAACTTGGAGGTCGTCAGAGTTTATTCAAAAAAACCAGGATTTCAAGCCGACATGAAGACACCTTTTGTGCTTAAAAAAGGTTCAAACATTGAAGATTTTGCCCAAAATGTCCATCAAGATTTCAAAAAGAATTTGAAAACGGCAAAGGTCTGGGGAGAGGGCGTTTACGACGGACAGATGGTCCACAAAGACCATGTACTTTCAGACGGGGACATAGTGGAGCTTCACGTGTGA
- a CDS encoding T9SS type A sorting domain-containing protein, with translation MSYFIVSDVVHGTGIEYHRHGYSFSNNGFTDFLIFTTDFINTSNHTYQNVYLGLYSDFDVPCFWWSPVLTATDLVGYVDSLNLAYEKDQDSLSLNDSFNTFVGIKFLDDRQINIGFHPWDFRAGCVLSDTYVYMNFLSDITIADTPFVDTSDWALYLCRPAPDFYPGCTLSYAFGLVAGHTKDSMLLAASKMQLLYDSILTSVEEINIAPTITNLTFFLSPNLSNGLTNCVCYSPGDILTMIEIFDIQGRLVKYIDEFKITAGESMFSLDLSNLPVGLYFISLSGSGFNYQEKMIIVR, from the coding sequence ATGAGTTACTTCATAGTGTCAGACGTTGTACACGGAACAGGAATCGAATATCACCGACACGGTTATTCATTTTCAAATAACGGTTTCACAGATTTTCTGATATTCACAACTGACTTTATAAACACTTCAAACCACACTTATCAAAACGTTTATCTGGGTCTTTATTCAGATTTCGATGTTCCTTGTTTCTGGTGGAGTCCTGTTTTGACAGCCACCGATCTTGTGGGTTATGTCGATTCTCTGAATTTAGCATACGAAAAAGACCAGGATTCATTATCTCTTAACGATTCTTTCAACACATTCGTCGGTATTAAATTTTTAGACGATAGACAAATCAACATAGGATTCCACCCATGGGATTTCAGAGCTGGATGTGTATTAAGCGACACTTACGTTTACATGAACTTTTTATCAGATATTACAATTGCAGACACACCGTTCGTCGACACAAGCGACTGGGCTCTGTATCTCTGCCGTCCCGCGCCAGATTTTTATCCGGGTTGCACTTTAAGTTATGCGTTCGGACTTGTTGCAGGACACACAAAAGACAGTATGTTGTTGGCCGCATCAAAAATGCAATTGCTTTACGACAGCATTCTTACCTCGGTTGAAGAAATAAACATTGCTCCTACAATCACCAACTTGACTTTTTTTCTCTCTCCTAATTTGAGTAACGGATTAACCAACTGTGTTTGTTACAGCCCCGGAGATATATTAACAATGATTGAGATATTCGATATACAGGGAAGGCTAGTCAAATATATTGATGAATTCAAAATTACCGCCGGAGAAAGCATGTTTTCTTTAGATCTGTCAAATCTGCCCGTAGGGTTGTATTTTATATCTCTTTCAGGTTCCGGTTTCAACTATCAAGAAAAAATGATTATTGTAAGGTAG
- a CDS encoding undecaprenyl-diphosphate phosphatase gives MHDVIISIIFGFLEGLTEFIPVSSTGHLIIAEFFLPFKDREFAQAFEVIIQFGAILSVVFLYRRRFIGLVRFHKSGFYGKRAFFMLLLTSLPALIFGALFHSLIKTYLFNPLTVSFALVAGGLLMYAAERFSKKFRSGIDSLTYRDAFVFGLFQVLSLFPGMSRSACTISGGMLRKFDVRTSAEYSFIAAVPVMTAATLFDAIKSTDAISRGLNALLLIVGFVTSFFVAALSIKMFMAILSKTSLKYFAIYRIIIGASLAFLIFLGILDINL, from the coding sequence ATACACGATGTTATTATATCCATAATTTTCGGTTTTCTGGAAGGCTTAACTGAATTTATACCGGTTTCTTCCACTGGACATCTTATAATCGCCGAATTTTTTTTACCTTTTAAAGACAGAGAATTCGCGCAAGCCTTTGAAGTCATCATTCAGTTCGGCGCGATTCTTTCTGTCGTCTTTTTATACCGCCGGAGGTTTATAGGTTTGGTTCGTTTTCATAAAAGCGGATTTTACGGCAAGAGAGCTTTTTTTATGCTTTTGTTGACTTCACTCCCGGCTCTCATATTCGGCGCTTTGTTTCACTCTTTGATAAAAACATACCTTTTCAACCCACTGACGGTATCTTTTGCGCTTGTAGCGGGTGGGTTGTTGATGTATGCTGCCGAGAGATTTTCCAAAAAATTCAGGTCAGGGATAGATTCTCTGACATACAGAGATGCTTTTGTTTTTGGCCTATTTCAAGTTTTGTCATTGTTCCCGGGAATGTCGAGGTCGGCATGCACCATTTCAGGCGGGATGTTGAGGAAATTCGACGTCAGAACTTCTGCTGAATATTCTTTTATCGCCGCTGTGCCGGTCATGACAGCTGCTACGTTGTTCGATGCGATAAAATCAACGGACGCTATTTCAAGAGGTCTAAACGCCCTGCTTTTAATCGTAGGTTTCGTAACTTCTTTTTTTGTTGCCGCTCTGTCGATAAAAATGTTTATGGCGATTTTAAGTAAAACTTCGTTGAAATATTTTGCGATATACAGGATAATAATTGGCGCGAGTCTTGCATTTTTGATTTTTTTGGGAATACTCGACATCAACCTCTGA
- a CDS encoding DUF1460 domain-containing protein, with protein sequence MFLFTFNTLTFLLMSNLTPESVEYHISRINSEELTLGQRVQYFSCVFLGTKYELGPLGEGEETPPDTDPLYDFEKVDCVTFCEQVIALSLAKQGFEDFLDILTHIRYKNGVVSFEARNHYTYVDWIPNNSWLCSDVTGSVGPVRIINKTIDKENFFTGHGLTPSEEHLPVEIEILYIDEGDISAVSFGEGDLIMIVTSRPGIDIAHWGFFLKNPNVFRHASMSKGMVTDLPWESFVSYLKDKDDFLGLVVVRLLEKPLCYWREDATFF encoded by the coding sequence ATGTTTTTATTCACATTCAATACACTGACTTTTCTCCTGATGTCGAATTTAACTCCGGAATCAGTTGAATATCACATCTCCAGAATCAACTCGGAAGAATTAACCCTTGGGCAACGGGTGCAATACTTCTCTTGTGTTTTTTTAGGAACAAAATACGAACTCGGTCCTCTCGGTGAAGGAGAAGAGACCCCACCGGACACCGATCCGCTCTATGATTTTGAAAAAGTCGATTGCGTAACCTTCTGTGAGCAAGTCATAGCACTTTCACTGGCAAAACAAGGTTTTGAGGATTTTCTCGACATTTTAACCCACATCAGATACAAAAACGGGGTTGTTTCATTTGAAGCGAGAAACCATTACACATACGTAGACTGGATACCAAATAATTCTTGGCTCTGCTCCGACGTCACAGGCAGTGTAGGACCTGTGCGTATAATAAACAAGACAATAGACAAGGAAAATTTTTTCACTGGACATGGCTTGACTCCGTCTGAAGAACACCTGCCAGTGGAAATCGAAATACTATACATAGACGAAGGCGATATAAGCGCCGTTTCTTTCGGAGAAGGAGACCTGATCATGATTGTTACTTCAAGACCCGGCATAGACATAGCGCATTGGGGATTTTTTTTGAAGAATCCCAATGTGTTCAGGCACGCATCCATGAGTAAAGGAATGGTGACAGACCTGCCCTGGGAGTCTTTTGTCTCTTATCTGAAGGACAAAGATGATTTTTTGGGTTTAGTCGTTGTTCGATTGCTCGAAAAACCTTTATGCTATTGGCGGGAAGATGCTACTTTCTTTTGA